Proteins from a single region of Verrucomicrobiota bacterium:
- a CDS encoding metal-dependent hydrolase translates to MDIVTQGVLGATVAQASSQKKHIRMASIIGLIAGLLADADIFIRSSEDPLLTLEYHRHFTHSIFFIPIGALIAFILLYPFFRKRLPIKTLYFYCFMGYLFSGFIDACTSYGTQLLWPLLDQRIAWCIIAIVDPIFTASLIITLIIGFKNLNTNYCRAGLIFAGFYLLLGLWQLNRAENTIEHLAAERSHTIERMIVKPTVGNILLWRSIYLFDEQFYIDAVRTGFKNQIFQGTSVEKVDINKSFPKLDKASVLYHDIKRFRKFSDGYLGFHPEKSNVIGDLRYSMSPAGEIPLWGIEMNLQNPYEHVTYEFYRMSGKESRKEFFQMLFHPSSLEY, encoded by the coding sequence ATGGATATTGTTACTCAGGGAGTATTAGGAGCCACAGTGGCTCAAGCCTCCTCCCAAAAAAAACATATCCGTATGGCGAGTATCATTGGCCTTATTGCTGGTCTTTTAGCCGATGCCGACATCTTCATTCGTTCATCTGAAGATCCTTTACTTACACTAGAATATCATAGGCATTTTACCCATTCCATCTTCTTCATTCCCATCGGCGCTCTCATAGCTTTTATTTTACTCTACCCATTTTTTAGAAAGCGCTTACCCATCAAGACTTTATATTTCTATTGCTTCATGGGATATCTTTTCAGTGGATTTATTGATGCATGCACCAGCTACGGCACTCAACTCCTATGGCCTCTATTAGATCAGAGAATCGCTTGGTGCATTATTGCCATTGTTGATCCTATTTTCACCGCCAGCTTAATCATCACCTTAATCATCGGCTTTAAGAACCTCAATACCAACTATTGTCGTGCAGGTTTAATCTTTGCTGGCTTCTATTTATTACTTGGTTTGTGGCAATTAAATCGTGCTGAAAATACCATTGAGCATTTGGCTGCGGAGCGCTCTCACACAATAGAAAGGATGATTGTCAAACCAACTGTAGGAAACATTCTATTATGGAGATCTATTTATTTGTTTGATGAGCAGTTTTATATCGATGCTGTACGGACTGGTTTTAAAAATCAAATTTTTCAGGGGACTTCGGTAGAAAAAGTTGATATCAACAAATCATTCCCCAAACTGGACAAGGCTTCTGTTCTCTATCATGATATCAAGCGATTTCGAAAATTCTCAGATGGCTACTTAGGATTCCATCCAGAAAAATCTAATGTTATAGGAGACTTACGCTATTCCATGAGCCCAGCTGGCGAGATCCCTTTGTGGGGGATTGAAATGAACCTCCAAAATCCCTATGAACATGTCACCTATGAATTCTACCGCATGTCTGGCAAAGAAAGTAGAAAGGAATTTTTTCAAATGCTATTTCATCCGAGTTCTCTAGAATATTGA